A window of the Egibacter rhizosphaerae genome harbors these coding sequences:
- a CDS encoding acyltransferase, producing MMEADWPDASPTERRDVARDLARRHRELLVAAATAREGLRRAEAIAAADDPDRPGPPPGPRLPQRHWRRAVRFAVEHRMFTPQHLAQYARFLTARLRHPTIQWQGAAFLGRRVELRQRRGRSRLVLGPWCWLGDRTALRAHEGELRLGTKVVLGRGNVVNTYLDVEIGSDSLLSDWIYVTDFDHRHERLDVPIRQQGIAKRPVRIGEDVWVGEKASILRGADIGSGSVIGSQTVVNRRIPPYAIAVGVPARVVRSRLPAGMTAEEANDLRRRGQSIPGDPLDG from the coding sequence ATGATGGAGGCCGACTGGCCGGACGCGTCGCCGACGGAGCGGCGGGACGTCGCCCGCGACCTCGCCCGGCGCCACCGTGAGCTGCTCGTCGCCGCCGCGACCGCGCGAGAAGGGTTGCGGCGCGCCGAGGCCATCGCCGCGGCCGACGATCCCGACCGCCCCGGGCCCCCGCCCGGTCCGCGGCTGCCCCAGCGGCACTGGCGACGGGCCGTCCGGTTCGCCGTCGAGCACCGGATGTTCACCCCGCAGCATCTGGCCCAGTACGCGAGGTTCCTCACGGCTCGGCTCCGCCACCCCACGATCCAGTGGCAGGGCGCCGCGTTCCTCGGCCGCCGGGTCGAGCTCCGACAGCGCCGCGGCCGCAGTCGGCTCGTCCTGGGACCCTGGTGTTGGCTCGGCGACCGGACCGCGCTGCGTGCGCACGAGGGGGAGCTCCGCCTCGGGACGAAGGTCGTGCTGGGGCGCGGCAACGTGGTCAACACCTACCTCGACGTGGAGATCGGCAGCGACAGCCTGCTGTCGGACTGGATCTACGTGACCGACTTCGACCACCGCCACGAGCGCCTCGACGTGCCCATACGCCAGCAGGGCATCGCCAAACGTCCGGTGCGGATCGGCGAGGACGTCTGGGTGGGCGAGAAGGCCTCGATCCTGCGAGGCGCCGACATCGGGTCGGGCAGCGTGATCGGCAGCCAGACCGTGGTGAACCGGCGCATCCCGCCCTATGCCATCGCGGTGGGGGTGCCCGCCCGGGTGGTGCGCAGCCGCCTGCCCGCCGGCATGACCGCCGAGGAGGCGAACGATCTCCGCCGCCGTGGTCAGTCCATCCCCGGCGACCCACTGGACGGCTGA